One region of Zingiber officinale cultivar Zhangliang chromosome 7B, Zo_v1.1, whole genome shotgun sequence genomic DNA includes:
- the LOC122006255 gene encoding heavy metal-associated isoprenylated plant protein 35-like: MASGEAPSESLKYKLLVFKVSIHCEGCKKKVKKILANIPGVYDTEIDARQHKVTVKASTDAETILRRLEKSGKHASIWPLPDKKPGYQSSKDGGAGSKKKDAVETSEKEEKEKPSPNPSESNSPSVAPTKPSEESKIDSLAKSPAEPEKLDAKTGETIQKPADRVESNEKNSAAGEADNAKGGGKKKERKAQKEKESVGTSSDSATVNPPPPPPYSYPTQPAQPPQPAYAMAYNMAQRSHSQTYYAPPPPASTPQDHVYMSYPPPPEFQYYGSSDLSSLVPMQLPPPPDMFSDDNPNACNLM; the protein is encoded by the exons ATGGCATCAGGAGAAGCACCCTCAGAATCTCTGAAGTACAAG CTTTTGGTGTTCAAAGTGTCCATCCACTGTGAAGGATGCAAGAAGAAAGTGAAGAAGATCCTTGCAAACATTCCAG GTGTTTACGATACGGAGATCGACGCAAGGCAGCACAAGGTGACAGTGAAGGCCAGCACCGACGCCGAAACGATCTTAAGGAGGCTGGAAAAGTCCGGGAAGCACGCTTCTATTTGGCCATTGCCGGATAAGAAGCCCGGATATCAAAGCTCCAAGGACGGCGGGGCCGGCTCTAAAAAGAAAGATGCTGTAGAAACTtcggagaaagaagagaaggagaagccaAGCCCGAACCCCTCTGAGAGTAACTCACCCTCCGTCGCCCCGACTAAACCTTCCGAAGAGAGCAAAATCGATTCTTTAGCCAAATCCCCTGCAGAGCCGGAGAAATTGGACGCCAAAACCGGGGAGACAATCCAGAAGCCGGCCGACAGAGTTGAGAGCAATGAGAAGAATTCCGCTGCTGGCGAAGCCGACAATGCCAAAGGCGGCGgtaagaagaaagagagaaaagccCAGAAAGAGAAAGAGAGCGTCGGGACGAGTTCGGATTCTGCAACCGTCAATCCTCCACCACCTCCTCCATATTCTTACCCCACACAACCAGCACAGCCGCCGCAGCCTGCGTATGCGATGGCCTATAACATGGCGCAACGGAGCCATAGCCAGACCTACTATGCCCCACCTCCGCCGGCGTCAACTCCGCAGGACCACGTTTATATGTCATACCCGCCTCCCCCGGAGTTCCAGTACTACGGTTCGTCGGACCTGAGCTCGCTAGTACCGATGCAGTTGCCGCCCCCACCTGACATGTTCAGCGATGATAACCCCAACGCATGTAATCTTATGTGA